The Cytophagales bacterium genome contains a region encoding:
- a CDS encoding acyl-CoA desaturase gives MADKIKFVNVDKSNFFSTLKKRVDDYFAANRKSRHANGFMIFKAIFYLGILIAAYFLLIFGQFNLPVIFSLWIIIGLFTAFSAVNVCHDAIHGAFSSNKNVNNIFWYTFHFLGANPYVWSITHNIAHHTYPNIEGHDEDIEQSAILRISPSQKLRKIHRHQHWYAFSLYTLTTLLWVFIKDYKKFFQKDIGNYNNKRHPKIEYFNLFFYKALYYTIFLVIPIIMIDLSWWQVVLGFLVLHFFEGLTLAVMFMLAHIVEKSHFPSPDIDGKIKNSWAVHQLYTTVDFARNNAFVSFFTGGLNFQIEHHLFPQICHIHYRPISEIVQKTAHEYNVPYFENPTFFGAIRSHIRFLKKFGREEMHG, from the coding sequence AATGGTTTTATGATATTTAAAGCCATTTTTTATTTAGGAATACTGATTGCAGCATACTTTTTGCTCATCTTTGGTCAATTTAACTTACCGGTGATCTTTTCGTTATGGATCATTATTGGCTTATTTACTGCCTTTTCGGCTGTGAATGTTTGCCATGATGCGATCCATGGTGCTTTTTCATCTAATAAAAACGTAAATAATATATTTTGGTACACTTTTCATTTTTTAGGAGCCAATCCCTACGTATGGAGTATTACACATAACATTGCGCATCATACCTATCCCAATATTGAGGGTCATGACGAAGATATTGAACAATCAGCTATATTAAGAATTTCCCCAAGCCAAAAGTTAAGAAAAATACACCGTCATCAGCACTGGTATGCATTTTCATTATATACATTGACCACACTATTATGGGTGTTTATTAAAGATTATAAGAAATTTTTTCAAAAAGATATCGGCAATTATAATAACAAACGCCATCCTAAAATAGAGTATTTCAATTTATTTTTTTACAAAGCGCTATACTATACAATTTTTCTGGTAATACCGATAATAATGATAGACCTGTCTTGGTGGCAGGTTGTACTCGGATTTTTGGTGCTGCATTTCTTTGAGGGATTGACGCTTGCTGTCATGTTCATGCTGGCACATATAGTAGAAAAATCGCATTTTCCAAGCCCCGATATAGATGGTAAGATAAAAAATTCATGGGCAGTACATCAGCTTTATACCACTGTGGACTTTGCCCGTAATAACGCTTTTGTAAGCTTTTTTACCGGTGGATTGAATTTTCAGATCGAGCATCACCTTTTTCCGCAAATCTGTCATATACACTATAGGCCTATTTCAGAGATTGTCCAAAAAACCGCCCATGAATATAACGTACCTTATTTTGAAAATCCCACCTTCTTCGGAGCTATCCGCTCCCACATCAGGTTTTTAAAAAAGTTTGGCAGGGAAGAAATGCATGGATAA